In Athalia rosae chromosome 6, iyAthRosa1.1, whole genome shotgun sequence, one DNA window encodes the following:
- the LOC125501373 gene encoding uncharacterized protein LOC125501373 has product MSVTNEPMETSQMGTTSLPRPNNSNTLANNSDASTLGLNTSKLDLKDYIEVIVDFDGSDGRKVQRFVQYCETIKPLIPAYGDGFLARMLMTEYQLISEFDSIKIRPGEKLINFNFRIGQHMTNTLREIECTGSETADAEKLMTARKAVKAFIRGVPVDIAMVLIDRGFKNLKEVGEEAVKLQAERKEFPQFRKFCNDLMSADQKDCFAIQNSDKNQFNNSNQHNNQIRNKNTYSGIADQKRVGKFCNYCKKNNHSIAECRARPDPNGQQTNYRQNNLHSNLTCNYCKKPGHIIRDCRKRKYNNAKREIENVTRENTQTQKQTENQIPFPRSGVAEEKEQTKLLVDSGSQLNLIKISEIKDETAVDESIKYELNGISKNDKPTTLGQITLRMNNTIGQFHVIPDDFPIEHAGILGSQFMYNNGGNTDYLTRHVTFNGEKIAFSDKESIMLLEKGYVPHLDMRKDILAGAALVTNNNGIAYLYAINTSDNDIKIEVPVVPLYPFDTSVDEDDNPNDTKTAEHKIGIRAQGNRVSDVTNLLRLDHLNSEERRAVDTLIEEYSDLFHIAGEPLKATDTSTHKILTSDNIPVNTRQYRHPPFQKEEIEKQMTNLLEMNIIETSCSPYNSPLRIVPKKEDSQGNKRWRLVIDYRKLNDKTIGDAYPLPLITDILDQLGGAKYFSIFDLASGFHQIKMHPEDKHETAFTTPHGHYEFNRMPFGLKNAPATFQRLMDVVLRGLQGNEFRIYYENTEKYKRIFGISRILS; this is encoded by the exons atgTCGGTAACAAACGAACCAATGGAAACCTCTCAGATGGGGACCACTAGTCTTCCTAGACCGAATAATTCAAATACCTTAGCAAATAATAGTGATGCCAGTACGCTAGGATTGAATACCTCAAAATTAGATCTTAAAGATTATATTGAAGTAATAGTTGATTTCGATGGTTCAGATGGTCGTAAAGTTCAACGATTTGTACAATATTGCGAAACTATAAAACCACTAATTCCTGCATACGGAGATGGATTTTTGGCACGTATGCTGATGACTGAAT ATCAGTTAATCTCAGAATTCGATAGTATCAAAATCAGACCTGGAGAAAAACTCATAAATTTCAACTTCAGAATTGGTCAACACATGACAAACACTCTTAGGGAAATCGAATGTACAGGCAGTGAAACGGCAGATGCGGAAAAATTAATGACAGCCCGCAAAGCCGTAAAAGCCTTTATTCGCGGAGTTCCAGTGGATATCGCCATGGTACTTATAGACAGaggattcaaaaatttgaaagaagtaGGAGAGGAAGCGGTTAAATTGCAagctgaaagaaaagaattcccTCAATTTAGAAAATTCTGTAATGACTTAATGTCTGCAGATCAAAAGGATTGCTTCGCTATCCAAAATTCGgacaaaaatcaatttaatAACTCAAATCAACATAATAATCAAATTCgcaataaaaatacatattcaGGAATAGCTGACCAAAAACGTGTAGGAAAATTCTGTAACTACTGTAAAAAGAACAATCATTCAATTGCGGAATGCCGAGCACGACCGGATCCTAATGGACAACAAACAAATTACAGACAAAATAATCTTCACTCGAACTTAACGTGTAATTATTGCAAAAAACCAGGACACATAATTCGCGACTGTCGTAAAcggaaatataataatgccaaacgcgaaattgaaaatgtcaCCCGAGAAAATACCCAAACGCAAAAGCAGACGGAAAACCAGATACCTTTTCCTCGTTCAGGCGTAGCGGAGGAAAAAG AACAAACTAAATTACTAGTAGACAGCGGATCACAATTGAACTTAATTAAAATCAGCGAAATCAAAGACGAAACCGCGGTCGATGAATCAATCAAATATGAACTTAACGGAATATCAAAGAACGATAAACCAACGACACTTGGACAAATAACTTTGAGAATGAATAATACAATTGGACAATTTCACGTAATCCCAGACGACTTTCCCATAGAACATGCAGGTATCTTAGGCTCgcaatttatgtataataacggTGGAAACACCGATTACCTTACGAGGCATGTAACATTTAACGGTGAAAAGATAGCTTTTTCAGACAAAGAGAGCATCATGCTACTAGAAAAAGGTTATGTACCACATTTGGACATGCGTAAAGACATCCTAGCTGGGGCAGCCTTAGTcactaataataatggcaTAGCGTATTTATATGCAATAAATACATCGGATAATGATATTAAGATAGAAGTGCCCGTAGTTCCTCTGTATCCTTTCGATACGAGTGTAGACGAGGACGATAATCCAAATGATACAAAAACGGCAGAACACAAAATAGGTATCCGTGCGCAAGGAAACCGTGTTAGTGACGTTACAAATCTTTTGAGATTAGACCATCTCAATTCAGAAGAGCGTAGAGCAGTAGACACTCTAATAGAAGAATACTCTGACCTCTTTCATATCGCAGGCGAACCCTTAAAAGCTACAGATACCTCGACGCATAAAATTTTAACATCTGACAATATACCCGTAAACACGAGACAATACAGACACCCACCTTttcagaaagaagaaatagaaaagcaAATGACAAACTTGTTAGAAATGAATATCATAGAAACTTCGTGCTCACCTTATAACTCACCTCTTCGGATAGTACCCAAAAAGGAAGATTCGCAAGGCAATAAAAGATGGCGACTAGTTATCGATTATCGCAAATTAAACGATAAGACAATCGGAGACGCATATCCCTTACCCTTAATTACAGATATCTTAGATCAGCTTGGTGGagctaaatatttttcaatattcgattTAGCCTCGGGATTCCACCAAATTAAAATGCACCCGGAGGATAAGCATGAAACAGCTTTTACGACACCACATGGGCACTATGAATTCAATAGAATGCcttttggattaaaaaatgcaCCCGCAACTTTTCAACGACTAATGGACGTAGTTTTACGAGGACTACAGGGAAACGAATTCCGAATCTATTACGAAAAcacagaaaaatataaaagaatttttggGATTAGCCGGATATTATCGTAG
- the LOC125501492 gene encoding uncharacterized protein LOC125501492, with protein MNKLGLPVQPYIIVVGPTLQNIKSFYVSIDKILYQLPSALKAIDICFKAFHTFNALYPPEAEHIWYLIQSGLYKFKTKWDKQVSYVMDIVNSIQ; from the coding sequence ATGAATAAACTCGGACTACCGGTACAGCCTTACATCATAGTTGTAGGGCCTACGCTACAAAACATAAAAAGTTTCTATGTCAGCATTGACAAGATTTTATATCAGTTACCATCCGCGTTAAAGGCGATCGACATTTGCTTCAAAGCATTCCATACATTTAATGCTTTGTATCCACCTGAAGCGGAGCACATCTGGTACCTGATACAATCAGGTCTGTATAAATTTAAAACTAAATGGGATAAGCAGGTTTCTTATGTCATGGATATTGTAAACTCAATTCAGTAG
- the LOC125501374 gene encoding uncharacterized protein LOC125501374, producing MHDLFEGVCRYDMAKVLNHLIFVDKFFSPGRLNDRIRFFTYGSTVTGNIPPQITSNALKKGQLITSASEMVCLVRHLGFIIGDLVPIDNEAWELYITLREIICIVMATSTTAESVQLLDTLVSEHHSLYLKLFNEPLKPKHHFLIHYPRIMTTIGPLKNISCMRFEGKHKELKTMAKVVSSRRNISRTLALKHQLKMCQRFIAKQGFQKRISWGVECQTELNDYHDYDYFKDVLPKSNSDEYISVSWVNVSGTVYKPSQVVVVDVSDQFLLFGEVQYILIDSEQEAHFLFINKNTLGFSKHVHAFEVTSTKSWGFISQENLIIYTPYNVHTMTDGVDYVMCL from the coding sequence ATGCACGACCTATTTGAAGGTGTATGTCGATATGATATGGCAAAAGTTTTAAATCATTTGATATTTGTAGACAAATTCTTTTCTCCTGGTAGACTTAATGATAGAATCCGATTTTTTACTTATGGTAGCACTGTCACAGGAAATATTCCCCCTCAAATAACTAGCAACGCTCTTAAAAAAGGACAATTGATAACTTCGGCATCAGAAATGGTTTGTTTAGTTCGCCACCTTGGTTTTATTATAGGCGATCTTGTTCCTATTGATAATGAGGCATGGGAACTGTACATTACTCTGAGGGAAATCATTTGCATAGTAATGGCTACATCGACTACGGCTGAATCTGTTCAGCTTCTTGATACTTTAGTTTCCGAACATCATtcattatatttaaaattattcaatgagccTTTGAAACCTAAACACCATTTTCTAATTCATTATCCTCGTATTATGACAACAATAGGTCcactaaaaaatatttcttgcaTGCGCTTCGAAGGTAAAcataaagaattaaaaactATGGCGAAGGTCGTATCCTCGCGTCGAAATATATCTCGTACACTAGCGCTAAAACATCAATTAAAAATGTGTCAAAGATTTATCGCGAAACAAGGTTTTCAAAAACGTATTTCCTGGGGGGTAGAATGTCAGACAGAGTTAAACGATTAtcatgattatgattatttcaaAGACGTGCTACCTAAGAGCAATAGCGATGAATATATTTCTGTGTCATGGGTAAATGTTAGTGGGACTGTATATAAACCTAGTCAAGTTGTAGTAGTAGACGTAAGTGATCAGTTTTTATTGTTTGGGGAAGTTCAGTATATTTTGATAGATTCGGAACAAGAAGctcactttttattcattaataaaAACACCTTAGGATTCTCGAAACATGTCCACGCATTTGAAGTTACTAGCACAAAATCTTGGGGCTTCATATCTCAGGAAAATCTTATTATTTACACGccatataatgtacataccaTGACGGATGGTGTCGATTACGTCATGTGCCTCTAG